In Puniceicoccales bacterium, the genomic stretch AGTCTCCTTTAGCCATGGCAAGAAGTTTTCCGCCGGGCGTATCCTTGTCGCAGTAACCGACAAAGCATATGGCATTCCTACTGTCATTAAGTAGACAGGAAGCGATGTTGTAGGATGGGGTATTTTCTATCATCATGCCGCTGCTAACCACAAAAATCGTTGGCTCAACAGGTTTTCCACCTGGTTTCAGGAATTCAACTTTTGCCAGTGGCTTAACCTTAAGATCTTTCAGTAGGCTTTTTTTGAAATTTACTGTCCCATGTTTCCTGGAGATCGTATCAAAGGCATCGATTAATGTTAGGCCAAGGGTTGAGCAGACTATTCGAACCTTGTCAGGGATTTGTTTTTTCTTCCTAGCATCGTTCAATATGGTCAATATTTCCTGCATTCTTCCAAATGCAAACGAAGGTATCAATACCGAGCCACCTTTCTCTAGGGTAACATGAATCCTCGAAATCAGGCTATTGATTTCCTGCTTAACCGAATGGTTACTTGCCCGTTCTGTGTTGCCGCGGGTGGTTTCCAGTACAAGCACATCGAGTTTTTCGTTGGGCCATAGTGCTCCGGCTAATGTCATCTGATCCCTGAATAGAACATCACCTGAAAAAAATATTTTCCGGTGTTTATACTCAATGAGCACGCCACTGGCGCCACAGACATGGCCATTATGCGTAAATGTAACGCGTATTTCATCGTCTAACTTTCTGAAAATTTTCGTTTTTCCGGCCGGCATTTCAACGAAAAATTCTTCCAAAGCAGAGACTTCAAGCTTTCCATACAGTGGATATTCCCTAATGCCACGTTCATCCCGTTGGTGTTTCATAACGGTGATCGTATTGTCCAGCATTATGGGGAGTATCATCCTGGAGGATGGCGATAACAGCGCTCTTGCCTGGGGCTGATCTCTCAGTAAAACTGGCAGACTGCCTATATGATCCAGGTGACAATGGGTTATTATCACCAGATCGATGGAAAATTTTTCAATCTGATTGAAGTTTGGAAGTGCATTCAGGCCAATACATTTCGGGTCCAGACCCGCGTCCACGATGATATTAAACGAGCCAATCGATACAAAAAGTGAATTCGCTCCTATCGTTTTAGAACTATTTAAATCTTTAAAATACATTTTTTACTATCTCACATTAATATTACAAGACCACACGAAAACAATGATCAAATCTACCTATGACCAGTTAAATTATAAACAACAGCTTGATTTACATTTCTAGTAATACCAAATCAATATAATACAGAATAGCTGTTAGTATATCTACATTTGTCTTTTTGTAAAATTTTGTTTTAATTTACCCAGATATGAGTTTGGGAAGATTTTTTACTGAAATCAGTTATGCGTTCACATTAGGTATGTTTTTAGGTGATTGCCATGGAATTAATCCGGCCATGGTCAGAGTATCACGAGTTAACATGCGTAAATTATCAAGGTTTCCGAAAAAAAAGTCAAGATTGAGAGGAAAAATAAATCCAACCAGATCGGTTAAAACCTATAGAACTTCTTCCTATCCATTGCTACCCATAGCATCGCTGCTAGAGAAGCCGTCGGAAGATAGCCCACAGAGCTACTCAGCTTCGAATGGCAATAACAGTGTCGATGGCAATATATCCGGTGAAAAAACCATCGACCAAAAAGCAAAAAATATTAACCAGACTGCTTCTTTAGGTAGTGGCAAAGGCAATCCATCTGGTAACCTTACCAATTCGGCGCCCAATAGGCAGGCTGTGCCTCCTCAGTTGCCGCCACCGCCGGTTCCTCCGGTACCTACAACGGCTTCAGATAAAATTACAGGACATAATGATTCTAAAATGGCAACCCTGCTGGAAATTTTGAGTGCCATGAAGTATCAGGTTGTGGGATTGAAGGATAGCGATCCGGTGGTCAGCGAATTTAATTTTTTCAGGTTTGATTGTGAAAAAAATTTTATAGCTAAGACATCGGAGTCTGATGCGGTCTGGGACGAATTGGTGGCTAGAGCAGAGTTATTGAATCAAAAAATCAGTGATAAGAATCCAAAAAAATCTGAAATGCTTCCGGCTGTAAGAGATGCCATGATAGTACAGGATGCCTACGATCGACTGGCCATGAAAGGCCTATTGAAATCAACAGATAAAGCCAAGGGTCCTGAACTTGAAATACTAAAAAAAATGATCAAACCCATAACGCAGGAATTTGCAGACCGGGTGGTTGGAAGTATAATAGCATTTGGCACCGGTGTCAGTCCCAGAGGAGATGGATATTCCGAAGAAAGGGTTAAATCTTTACCCGAATTGGGTGAATTGCTCGCAGCCGGACCGAACAAATGGAATTACTATGTGTTTAAGACCTTTCCAGTTATCAACAAAAATGTTTTTCGTAAATTTAGGGAACTAGAAAAATCCTTGCCAAAAGCTGACGATGAGAAAAAAGAAGCCTATTTGTCATTTTTTTCCAAAGTTGGTGAATTTTGGCATGAGTTATATGATTTTGAACCCACTGGATTGAAGTCCACGGATCCATTGGGCTCGAAGAAAAGGATTATGAATATCATTGCTGGTAATGAAATTGATATTGATACCATGTGGAAGATGAAGGATATTTGTGGTGGTTTGTTTTGGAGCGATTTTGTCGGATTAATTTTGATGGCGGAGAGATACAAGGTATTTCTTTCAGTGATAGACAGGGAATCGGACAGATCCCACGCCTACAAGGAGGTTTGTAACATGCTGGATATCTTGACGAAGATGAACAAAGGGACCGATGATGCCGCGATGTTGGCTCGGTATATTTTTGATAAATTTTATGATGAAATTACCAGTTTTGATGCCGCTAAAAACATAATAATTACCACAGGTGTAATGTTTAAATTCACTGACGTGGAGTTATTTCAGGTCAATATATTTGATGACCAGGCCAGACTTTTTTTAAAGTTCATCAAAAAATTAGTAGAATTGAGTGATGATGATCCGGAAAAATTTGGCAGCTTCATCGACGAATGCAAAGGATTATTTGGCGAGGTGGCCCAAAGGGTTATAGTTGAAGTGTTTGTCAAAAATTTTTGCAACTTGGATCACAAAGCTGCCA encodes the following:
- a CDS encoding MBL fold metallo-hydrolase — encoded protein: MYFKDLNSSKTIGANSLFVSIGSFNIIVDAGLDPKCIGLNALPNFNQIEKFSIDLVIITHCHLDHIGSLPVLLRDQPQARALLSPSSRMILPIMLDNTITVMKHQRDERGIREYPLYGKLEVSALEEFFVEMPAGKTKIFRKLDDEIRVTFTHNGHVCGASGVLIEYKHRKIFFSGDVLFRDQMTLAGALWPNEKLDVLVLETTRGNTERASNHSVKQEINSLISRIHVTLEKGGSVLIPSFAFGRMQEILTILNDARKKKQIPDKVRIVCSTLGLTLIDAFDTISRKHGTVNFKKSLLKDLKVKPLAKVEFLKPGGKPVEPTIFVVSSGMMIENTPSYNIASCLLNDSRNAICFVGYCDKDTPGGKLLAMAKGDSLLFETLNLSVQINAQVEYFDLSGHAERDELLQHAIDFNPRAIVLTHGEDASRSWFFDELIDRSPGIKVIDPDVGVEYNV